In Hirundo rustica isolate bHirRus1 chromosome 38 unlocalized genomic scaffold, bHirRus1.pri.v3 SUPER_38_unloc_2, whole genome shotgun sequence, one genomic interval encodes:
- the ZNHIT2 gene encoding zinc finger HIT domain-containing protein 2 → MAAAEGDPPCGLCSASAAPYTCPRCHGRLCSLRCYRAHGPCAEAFYRDQVLEALRAERGSPPSSGLRELRDPGDPARPTGRGLWKQLSAAERDGFRRLLTSGEAVALLPRWRPWWWRGRGLVEELGDGSGPEDAEDGRGRPGAAPPVPTSVPPLSALRAAPPSPLVRFQLPNALFGYAFALSLHGGDEALLPELLDAAIAASAALRDRRPFTSTAEALLSARRDARAAGLPLSPLGDSGALLAVAQLLEGRDSTDPGADVAAALWHLWRLLRAGAQALPPPERSRFRRARRKVGFLLSWSRGATQELAQLAGEAREVHAEVAAEEAAVAEIREGLEKVWGGPRPPPREDRGDRALWMVADGPRVVREGVEEAFGGPRPSPGVGTGTGGQGRRLIEELD, encoded by the coding sequence ATGGCGGCGGCGGAGGGCGACCCTCCTTGCGGGCTCTGCAGCGCCTCCGCGGCCCCCTACACGTGCCCGCGCTGCCACGGCCGCCTCTGCTCCCTGCGCTGCTACCGCGCACACGGCCCCTGCGCCGAGGCCTTTTACCGCGATCAGGTTCTTGAGGCGTTGCGCGCTGAGCGCGGTTCCCCCCCGAGCTCTGGGCTGCGCGAATTACGCGATCCTGGGGATCCAGCGCGGCCTACAGGACGCGGGCTGTGGAAACAGCTCAGCGCGGCGGAGCGCGACGGATTCCGGCGCCTGCTGACTTCTGGGGAGGCCGTGGCGCTGCTGCCGCGGTGGCGACCGTGGTGGTGGCGCGGGCGGGGGCTAGTGGAGGAGCTCGGGGACGGCTCGGGGCCCGAGGATGCGGAGGACGGTAGAGGTCGGCCCGGCGCCGCGCCGCCCGTCCCGACCTCGGTGCCCCCGCTGAGCGCCCTGCGCGCCGCACCCCCGTCCCCCTTGGTGCGCTTCCAGCTGCCGAACGCGCTGTTCGGTTATGCCTTCGCGCTGAgcttgcacggcggggacgaGGCGCTGCTCCCCGAGCTCCTAGACGCCGCCATCGCCGCCTCGGCCGCGCTCCGCGACCGCCGCCCTTTCACCAGCACGGCCGAGGCGCTTCTGAGCGCCCGGCGCGACGCCCGGGCCGCGGGGCTACCCCTGAGCCCCCTTGGCGACAGTGGGGCACTCCTGGCCGTtgcacagctgctggagggTCGCGATAGTACCGACCCCGGCGCCGACGTGGCAGCGGCTTTGTGGCACCTGTGGCGGCTGTTGAGGGCCGGGGCGCAGGCGCTGCCGCCTCCTGAGCGGAGCCGCTTCCGAAGGGCCCGCAGGAAGGTCGGATTCCTGCTCAGCTGGAGCCGGGGGGCCACCCAGGAGCTCGCCCAGCTCGCCGGGGAGGCGCGAGAAGTTCACGCCGAAGTGGCCGCGGAAGAGGCGGCGGTGGCTGAAatcagggaggggctggagaaggTCTGGGGAGGCCCCCGGCCACCCCCCAGGGAGGACCGGGGGGACCGCGCACTCTGGATGGTCGCAGACGGGCCCAGAGTGGTCAGGGAGGGGGTTGAGGAGGCTTTCGGGGGTCCCCGGCCGTCCCCGGGTGTCGGTACTGGCACGGGGGGCCAGGGTCGGCGGCTGATCGAGGAGCTGGACTGA
- the TM7SF2 gene encoding delta(14)-sterol reductase TM7SF2 isoform X1: MEPPRTRPPPELEFGGPWGAGALTLLLPLGLVGVVSVSLGEGEGWGTPALALPTPPTLMFVLAWVGAHGLGSCWRPPRTPADIPGPLRDLGCRVWLGGVPLGVAALTATGSGLLVLGGTLGGVLALGVPLPPLCPLLPPLAAASSSVAFGLGLVLLVRQRLRQGGNGNPVYEFFMGGELVSPLEPPECVHWERVGLCAWMLVLAAALGEQQRLWGSPSLPLALVAAAQGVPVLWRLRELSRNSPSGPGGFLGLFGALAWGPFGGPLPALLLLHRPKYRLGAARGAACGGLYVLGLWIFHGATTQKSLFSRDPRDPRVAGLPTVPTATGQVLLAGGWWGVVRRPDDLGELLMALGWTLPCGLSLPLMLLLVGAVLRELRAVVGERRQQRRFGGAWGELCHRVPYRLLPLIY; encoded by the exons ATGGAGCCCCCCCGAACCCGTCCTCCCCCCGAGCTGGAATTTGGAGGGCCCTGGG GCGCGGGGGCTCTgacgctgctgctgccgctgggGCTCGTGGGGGTCGTGAGCGTGTCcctgggggagggggagggctgggggacccccgccctggccctgcccaccccccccaccctgATGTTCGTCCTCGCCTGGGTGGGTGCGCACGGGCTcgggagctgctggagaccCCCGAGG ACCCCCGCTGACATCCCAGGACCTCTCCGAGACCTCGGCT GCCGTGTGTGGCTCGGGGGCGTCCCTTTGGGGGTTGCAGCTCTCACTGCCACCGGCTCAGGGCTGTTGGTGCTGGGGGGGACCCTGGGCGGGGTGCTGGCCCTGGGGGTCCCCCTGccccccctgtgccccctcctACCCCCGCTGGCGGCGGCCTCGTCCAGCGTCGCCTTTGGCCTCGGGCTCGTCCTCCTCGTGCGGCAGCGGCTGCGGCAGGGGGGCAACG GAAACCCCGTGTATGAATTCTTCATGGGGGGGGAACTGGTTTCCCCGCTGGAGCCCCCTGAGTGTGTCCACTGGGAGCGGGTCGGGCTCTGCGCCTGG ATGCTGGTGCTGGCGGCGGCTctgggggagcagcagcggcTCTGGGGGTCCCCATCGCTGCCCCTCGCACTTGTGGCGGCTGCTCAGGGGGTCCCGGTGCTGTGGCGCCTCAGG gagctgagcaggaatTCCCCATCTGGCCCCGGGGGGTTCCTGGGGCTCTTCGGGGCTCTGGCCTGGGGCCCTTTCGGGGGTCCTCTCCCggcgctgctgctcctgcacagacccaaatacaggctgggggcagccaGGGGGGCTGCCTGTGGGGGGCTCTACG tgctggggctgtggatCTTCCATGGTGCTACCACCCAGAAGAGCCTCTTCAGCCGTGACCCCCGAGACCCCCGAGTGGCTG GTCTCCCCACAGTCCCCACGGCCAcggggcaggtgctgctggcagggggcTGGTGGGGGGTCGTGCGAAGGCCCGATGACCTCGGGGAGTTGCTGATGGCGTTGGGATGGACCCTCCCCTGTG gcctgtccctgcccctgatGCTGCTCCTGGTGGGGGCTGTGCTCCGGGAGCTCCGAGCGGTTGTGGGAGAGCGGCGACAGCAGCGGCGTTTTGGGGGAGCCTGGGGGGAGCTCTGCCACCGTGTTCCCTACCGGCTGCTGCCCCTCATCTACTGA
- the TM7SF2 gene encoding delta(14)-sterol reductase TM7SF2 isoform X2 has product MEPPRTRPPPELEFGGPWGAGALTLLLPLGLVGVVSVSLGEGEGWGTPALALPTPPTLMFVLAWVGAHGLGSCWRPPRTPADIPGPLRDLGWLLVLGGTLGGVLALGVPLPPLCPLLPPLAAASSSVAFGLGLVLLVRQRLRQGGNGNPVYEFFMGGELVSPLEPPECVHWERVGLCAWMLVLAAALGEQQRLWGSPSLPLALVAAAQGVPVLWRLRELSRNSPSGPGGFLGLFGALAWGPFGGPLPALLLLHRPKYRLGAARGAACGGLYVLGLWIFHGATTQKSLFSRDPRDPRVAGLPTVPTATGQVLLAGGWWGVVRRPDDLGELLMALGWTLPCGLSLPLMLLLVGAVLRELRAVVGERRQQRRFGGAWGELCHRVPYRLLPLIY; this is encoded by the exons ATGGAGCCCCCCCGAACCCGTCCTCCCCCCGAGCTGGAATTTGGAGGGCCCTGGG GCGCGGGGGCTCTgacgctgctgctgccgctgggGCTCGTGGGGGTCGTGAGCGTGTCcctgggggagggggagggctgggggacccccgccctggccctgcccaccccccccaccctgATGTTCGTCCTCGCCTGGGTGGGTGCGCACGGGCTcgggagctgctggagaccCCCGAGG ACCCCCGCTGACATCCCAGGACCTCTCCGAGACCTCGGCT GGCTGTTGGTGCTGGGGGGGACCCTGGGCGGGGTGCTGGCCCTGGGGGTCCCCCTGccccccctgtgccccctcctACCCCCGCTGGCGGCGGCCTCGTCCAGCGTCGCCTTTGGCCTCGGGCTCGTCCTCCTCGTGCGGCAGCGGCTGCGGCAGGGGGGCAACG GAAACCCCGTGTATGAATTCTTCATGGGGGGGGAACTGGTTTCCCCGCTGGAGCCCCCTGAGTGTGTCCACTGGGAGCGGGTCGGGCTCTGCGCCTGG ATGCTGGTGCTGGCGGCGGCTctgggggagcagcagcggcTCTGGGGGTCCCCATCGCTGCCCCTCGCACTTGTGGCGGCTGCTCAGGGGGTCCCGGTGCTGTGGCGCCTCAGG gagctgagcaggaatTCCCCATCTGGCCCCGGGGGGTTCCTGGGGCTCTTCGGGGCTCTGGCCTGGGGCCCTTTCGGGGGTCCTCTCCCggcgctgctgctcctgcacagacccaaatacaggctgggggcagccaGGGGGGCTGCCTGTGGGGGGCTCTACG tgctggggctgtggatCTTCCATGGTGCTACCACCCAGAAGAGCCTCTTCAGCCGTGACCCCCGAGACCCCCGAGTGGCTG GTCTCCCCACAGTCCCCACGGCCAcggggcaggtgctgctggcagggggcTGGTGGGGGGTCGTGCGAAGGCCCGATGACCTCGGGGAGTTGCTGATGGCGTTGGGATGGACCCTCCCCTGTG gcctgtccctgcccctgatGCTGCTCCTGGTGGGGGCTGTGCTCCGGGAGCTCCGAGCGGTTGTGGGAGAGCGGCGACAGCAGCGGCGTTTTGGGGGAGCCTGGGGGGAGCTCTGCCACCGTGTTCCCTACCGGCTGCTGCCCCTCATCTACTGA
- the CDCA5 gene encoding sororin, whose amino-acid sequence MEGSRGDLGLPGSGGELWDGGVRTGAPRSLCGVWGVLGDFGCGGSAGVPGNSWGGSQPPLSPPIFPPRHATQLQALGGLGPPGGAPVGPLVPQPLGQPRLRPTPTEPPAPPEPPQIPPLDLPGIGGGPERRKKKKVTPIDLLELEAWAASMNAQFEEAERFHLVVE is encoded by the exons ATGGAGGGATCCAGAGGGGATCTGGGGCTGCCGGGTTCAGGGGGGGAACTGTGGGATGGGGGTGTCCGCACTGGCGCTCCGCGGAGtctctgtggggtttggggtgtcctgggggATTTCGGGTGCGGGGGCTCGGCGGGGGTCCCCGGGAACAGTTGGGGGGGGTCACAACCCCCCCTCTCCCCGCCCATCTTTCCCCCCAGGCACGCGACGCAGCTCCAAGCGCTTGGTGGTCTCGGCCCCCCAGGGGGCGCCCCCGTGGGCCCCCTCGTCCCGCAGCCCCTTGGGCAGCCCC GACTTCGACCGACCCCGACGGAGCCCCCGG ctccccctgagcccccccagATCCCCCCCCTCGACCTCCCCGGCATTGGTGGCGGCCCCGAGcgcaggaagaagaagaaggtgacACCCATTGAT CTGTTGGAGCTCGAGGCCTGGGCCGCCTCCATGAATGCCCAGTTCGAGGAGGCCGAGAGGTTCCACCTCGTTGTGGAGTGA
- the ZFPL1 gene encoding zinc finger protein-like 1 isoform X2 produces the protein MAIRTDGSGVISPRRERRRWADSDRPLECGGFIKGRPHFRGRRRVVAPSERDAPGSASGAARRHRNVTAMGLCKCPKRRVTTLFCFEHRVNVCESCLVSAHPKCIVRSYLQWLQDSDYSPQCPLCQAPLGEQETVRLVCYDVFHWPCLAGWARALPPRTAPAGHRCPQCGGPLFPPPNLEGPVAEALRARLRTAHWARPGLGLPLIEDSEELLEPETTQEPDGGWDAPITPPEPPPCPPPPHAVVHMGGETPTLHAGSAPRKPLGGRETWSPPDRDEDKYRRRPLAWMPPKLRCRVRGAPRRPLLALCLGGAAAFALLLLLLGSLGRGGADSDPALEPLNNPHVRVGH, from the exons ATGGCCATTCGAACAGACGGCAGTGGCGTCATCTCTCCGCGCCGCGAGCGAAGGCGGTGGGCGGACTCCGACCGCCCTCTTGAGTGTGGCGGCTTTATCAAAGGTAGGCCACACTTCCGGGGGCGTCGGCGGGTAGTGGCGCCATCAGAGAGAGACGCACCCGGAAGCGCCAGCGGGGCAGCGCGTCGCCATAGGAACGT CACCGCCATGGGCCTGTGCAAGTGCCCCAAGCGACGGGTGACGACGCTGTTCTGCTTCGAGCACCGCGTGAATGTCTGCGAGAGCTGCCTGGTCAGCGCCCACCCCAAG TGCATCGTGAGGTCCTACTTGCAATGGCTGCAGGACAGCGATTACAGCCCCCAGTGCCCCCTGTGCCAAGCCCCTCTGGGCGAGCAAGAGACCGTGCGGCTCGTCTGCTACG ACGTCTTCCACTGGCCGTGCCTGGCGGGGTGGGCACGGGCGCTGCCCCCTCGCACGGCCCCTGCTGGACACCGCTGCCCCCAGTGCGGGGGGCCCCTGTTCCCGCCCCCCAACCTGGAGGGCCCCGTGGCCGAGGCACTGCGGGCACGGCTCCGGACGGCACACTGGGCAcggcctgggctggggctgccgcTG ATTGAGGactcagaggagctgctggagcctgagACCACCCAGGAGCCGGATGGGGGCTGGGACG cccccatcacacccccggagccccccccgtgccccccacCACCCCACGCCGTCGTCCACATGGGGGGAGAGACCCCGACCCTGCACGCAG GCTCTGCACCCCGCAAGCCCCTGGGGGGCCGCGAGACCTGGAGCCCCCCCGACCGCGACGAGGACAAATACCGGCGGCGGCCCCTGGCGTGGATGCCACCCAAGCTCAG GTGCCGCGTccgcggggccccgcggcgCCCCCTGCTGGCGCTGTGCCtgggcggggccgcggccttcgcgctgctcctgctcctattgggcagcctgggcaggggcGGGGCCGACTCAGACCCCGCCCTCGAGCCGCTCAACAACCCCCATGTGCGGGTGGGGCACTGA
- the ZFPL1 gene encoding zinc finger protein-like 1 isoform X1 produces the protein MLGGFWVVPGASWEGPGESRALRASSGEGERGPGSFCGARRGTQNSGDPPQTPGVPHGGGGGLPGVFARAGGGVLNTLRGSSKALRPFHASSVLGGRGEGRARAIGSSRLSPTPPRAPSTAMGLCKCPKRRVTTLFCFEHRVNVCESCLVSAHPKCIVRSYLQWLQDSDYSPQCPLCQAPLGEQETVRLVCYDVFHWPCLAGWARALPPRTAPAGHRCPQCGGPLFPPPNLEGPVAEALRARLRTAHWARPGLGLPLIEDSEELLEPETTQEPDGGWDAPITPPEPPPCPPPPHAVVHMGGETPTLHAGSAPRKPLGGRETWSPPDRDEDKYRRRPLAWMPPKLRCRVRGAPRRPLLALCLGGAAAFALLLLLLGSLGRGGADSDPALEPLNNPHVRVGH, from the exons ATGCTCGGGGGGTTTTGGGTGGTCCCGGGGGCTTCCTGGGAGGGTCCTGGGGAGTCTCGAGCACTGAGAGCTTCTTCTGGGGAGGGCGAGCGGGGTCCTGGGTCTTTTTGCGGGGCGAGGAGGGGGACCCAGAATTCCGGGGACCCCCCCCAAACTCCAGGGGTTCCGCATGGTGGTGGCGGGGGGCTCCCCGGAGTATTTGCAAGGGCGGGGGGGGGCGTCCTAAATACCCTGCGGGGTTCCTCCAAAGCGCTGCGCCCCTTTCACGCCAGCAGCGTTTTggggggcaggggagagggcCGCGCCCGGGCTATTGGGAGTTCTCGCCTCTCCCCAACGCCCCCCCGCGCCCCTAGCACCGCCATGGGCCTGTGCAAGTGCCCCAAGCGACGGGTGACGACGCTGTTCTGCTTCGAGCACCGCGTGAATGTCTGCGAGAGCTGCCTGGTCAGCGCCCACCCCAAG TGCATCGTGAGGTCCTACTTGCAATGGCTGCAGGACAGCGATTACAGCCCCCAGTGCCCCCTGTGCCAAGCCCCTCTGGGCGAGCAAGAGACCGTGCGGCTCGTCTGCTACG ACGTCTTCCACTGGCCGTGCCTGGCGGGGTGGGCACGGGCGCTGCCCCCTCGCACGGCCCCTGCTGGACACCGCTGCCCCCAGTGCGGGGGGCCCCTGTTCCCGCCCCCCAACCTGGAGGGCCCCGTGGCCGAGGCACTGCGGGCACGGCTCCGGACGGCACACTGGGCAcggcctgggctggggctgccgcTG ATTGAGGactcagaggagctgctggagcctgagACCACCCAGGAGCCGGATGGGGGCTGGGACG cccccatcacacccccggagccccccccgtgccccccacCACCCCACGCCGTCGTCCACATGGGGGGAGAGACCCCGACCCTGCACGCAG GCTCTGCACCCCGCAAGCCCCTGGGGGGCCGCGAGACCTGGAGCCCCCCCGACCGCGACGAGGACAAATACCGGCGGCGGCCCCTGGCGTGGATGCCACCCAAGCTCAG GTGCCGCGTccgcggggccccgcggcgCCCCCTGCTGGCGCTGTGCCtgggcggggccgcggccttcgcgctgctcctgctcctattgggcagcctgggcaggggcGGGGCCGACTCAGACCCCGCCCTCGAGCCGCTCAACAACCCCCATGTGCGGGTGGGGCACTGA
- the LOC120747791 gene encoding EGF-containing fibulin-like extracellular matrix protein 2, with protein MTPPSLLLLLLLGATVAPAAPPDLEEPEDYSDCSDGYEWDPETEHCKDVDECAGEGPPPCRGSMKCLNHFGGYLCLPRSAALLSPAPAPNGRCPPGFGPAPDGTCTDVDECAGPPPCRPSQDCINLPGGFECRCPPGYRHRHTECVDEDECQFRWCQHICANSPGAFACRCHPGFSLGPDGRSCLDVDECSMGARCSQRCLNTFGSFRCRCRPGFVLGIDGHECHDVDECRRGVPCQHRCQNLPGAFRCLCPPGYAEEGGLCRDRDECTDGSHDCGGAQSCLNTFGGHLCVPRELCRGPYAPHPRSNGTCVCPRGVPGCALRPRWLLHRFLAIPQIHDVPTGIFQLQHPPGDPQRLRLRGAPPGTFHLRVLTNHSSLLELTRPLAGPRQLLLEVELLPLGPRLPLDPRPRTAEAPPLSSWDPPPPAGRGVALLRLHLSVGAHPF; from the exons ATGACCCCCCCCTCgctgctcctccttctcctcctcggCGCCACCGTGGCCCCCGCGGCCCCCCCGGACCTGGAGGAGCCCGAGGATTACTCG GATTGCAGCGATGGGTACGAGTGGGACCCCGAAACCGAGCACTGcaaag ACGTGGATGAGTGCGCGGGGGAGGGGCCGCCGCCGTGCCGGGGCTCCATGAAGTGCCTGAACCATTTCGGGGGGTACCTGTGCCTGCCGCGCTCGGCCGCGCTGCTcagccccgcccccg cccccaACGGCCGCTGCCCCCCGGGCTTCGGTCCCGCCCCCGATGGCACCTGCACAG ATGTGGACGAGTGTGCAGGGCCCCCCCCGTGCCGGCCCAGCCAGGACTGCATCAACCTCCCGGGGGGCTTCGAGTGCCGCTGCCCCCCTGGCTACCGGCATCGGCACACCGAGTGTGTTG ATGAGGACGAATGCCAGTTCCGTTGGTGCCAGCACATCTGTGCCAACTCCCCGGGAGCCTTCGCCTGCCGCTGCCACCCTGGCTTCAGCCTCGGCCCTGATGGCCGCTCCTGTCTTG ATGTGGACGAGTGCTCCATGGGCGCCCGCTGCTCCCAGCGCTGCCTCAACACCTTCGGCTCCTTCCGCTGCCGCTGCAGGCCCGGCTTTGTCCTGGGCATCGACGGGCACGAGTGCCACG ACGTGGACGAGTGCCGGAGGGGGGTCCCGTGCCAGCACCGCTGCCAGAACCTCCCGGGTGCCTTCAGATGCCTCTGTCCCCCTGGCTACGCTGAGGAGGGGGGGCTCTGCCGAG ACCGGGATGAATGCACCGACGGTTCCCATGACTGCGgtggagcccagagctgcctcaACACATTTGGGGGACATCTCTGTGTCCCCCGTGAGCTGTGCCGCGGGCCCTATGCCCCCCACCCCCGCAGCAATGG GACCTGCGTGTGCCCCAGGGGTGTCCCTGGCTGCGCCCTCCGTCCCCGCTGGCTCCTCCACCGTTTCCTGGCCATTCCCCAAATTCACGATGTTCCCACCGGGATCTTCCAGCTCCAGCATCCCCCGGGGGACCCCCAAAGGCTAAGGCTGCGGGGAGCACCCCCCGGCACCTTTCACCTGAGG GTGCTGACCAATCACAGCTCACTGCTGGAGCTCACGCGCCCCCTGGCGGGCCCgcggcagctgctgctggaggtggagCTGCTCCCGCTGGGGCCCCGCCTCCCTCTCGACCCCCGGCCCAGAACAGcagaggccccgcccctcagCAGCTGGGACCCTCCCCCTCCTGCTGGGCGTGGTGTGGCCTTGCTCCGCCTCCACCTCTCCGTGGGGGCCCACCCATTCTAG